From the genome of Streptococcus oralis:
CAAGTCCAACCTACCTTGCCTTTGACCAACAGCAACACTTATACACCGTAGGGAGCCAGGATGGCTTAGGTGGAATCGCTGCTTACAAGACAGATGGGGCTTTGCTAAATCATGTGGTTGAAGAAGGCGCTCCCCATTGTTATGTGGCAGTGGATGAAAAGCGTGGTCTCGTTTATGGGGCCAACTATCATAAAGGTCAAGTTCTCGTTTATAAACGTCAAACGGATGGTAGCCTCATCCAAACAGATCTAGATCAGCATAGTGGACAAGGTCCTCATGAAAACCAAACTTCCCCACATGTACACTTTACAGATCTAACACCTGACCAGTACCTCGTCACCTGTGATCTAGGAACAGATGAGGTAACAACCTATGATGTTAGTCCAGAAGGAAAACTAAATAAACTCTACACTTATCACAGCCAAGCTGGAGCAGGTGCACGCCACATCGTTTTCCACCACCACTATAAGATTGCCTATCTCATCTGCGAACTTAATAGCACGATAGAGGTCTTGATTTATGATGGAGTTGGTGAATTTGAACGCATGCAAGTTATTTCAACCTTACCAGATGGATACGAAGGCTTTAATGCTACTGCTGCCATTCGTCTTTCAAAAGATGGCAAATACCTCTATGCATCCAACCGAGGTCATGATTCCATTGCAGTCTATACAATCCTCGCTGATGGTAGCTTGGAATTATTAGAGATTGTACCAAGCCATGGTAAAAATCCACGTGATTTCGACCTAACTCCTGATCAAGAGTTTCTCATTGCTGTTCATCAAGATTCTGATAACGCAACCGTTTTTAAGCGCAATCCTAAAAGTGGTCGTCTTGCAGAGCTTTCTAACGACTTCCATGTCCCTGAAGGAGTCTGCATCAACTTCCCACATTAAAAAAAATGAACTTGAAATTCAAGTTCATTTTTTTATAGTCTATTTCCGACATTGATACGGTTGATAGCACGTTGCAATGCGATTTTTGCACGACGTTCTTGGTCAATCAAGTGCTTGTCATGGGCTTCTTCGATTTCTCGTTCAGCTCGAAGTTTCGCACGTTCTGCACGACTGATGTCAATATCACGAGCACGCTCTGCTGAGTCTGCTACAATAGTAATGATATCATTAGCAATCTCGATAATTCCTCCGTTCACTGCTATCCAGTTCACATGAGTATCATCATCGATACGTTTTACCTTCACTTCATCAACCGCTAAAACAGCAATCATATTTTCATGTCGTGGCAAGATCCCCATCTCACCATCCAGAGTTCGTACCGATACAAAGCTGGCATGGTGATCATAGACGAGGCCATCTGGTGTCACGATCTGGACAGTTAAATGAGCCATAGATCACCTCTTAAAATCCCATTTTTTCTGCCTTAGCAATGACGTCTTCGATTGAACCGACACCACGGAAGGCATCTTCTGGTAGCTGGTCATGTTTTCCTTCAAGGATTTCCTTAAAGCCACGAACTGTTTCCGCTACTGGCACATAAGAACCAGGTTGACCAGTAAATTGTTCTGCAACGTTAAAGTTTTGAGACAAGAAGAACTGGATACGACGGGCACGTGCAACCAAGGTCTTTTCTTCATCAGAAAGTTCATCCATACCAAGGATAGCAATGATATCTTGCAATTCATGGTAACGTTGAAGGACACGTTTAACCTCAGCAGCAACTGCATAGTGCTCCTCACCAACAATCTCAGGTGCCAAGGCACGAGAGCTTGAAGCTAGAGGGTCAACGGCTGGGTAAATACCCAACTGTACCAACTTACGTTCCAAGTTTGTAGTTGAATCCAAGTGAGCGAAAGCTGTTGCTGGCGCAGGGTCAGTATAGTCATCCGCTGGCACATAGATAGCCTGGATAGAGGTTACAGAACCCTTCTTAGTTGATGTGATACGCTCTTGCAATTGACCCATTTCAGTAGCAAGTGTTGGTTGGTAACCAACGGCTGAAGGCATACGACCCAAAAGGGCAGATACTTCTGAACCAGCTTGAGTGAAACGGAAGATATTATCGATAAAGAGAAGCACATCTTGGCCTTCTACATCACGGAAATATTCGGCGATTGTCAAACCAGTAAGGGCAACACGCATACGGGCTCCTGGTGGCTCATTCATCTGACCAAATACCATGGCTGTTTTCTCGATAACGCCTGATTCTTTCATTTCCCAGTAAAGGTCGTTCCCCTCACGAGTACGTTCCCCAACACCAGTAAATACTGAAATACCACCATGTTCTTGGGCAATGTTGTGAATCAATTCTTGGATCAAGACAGTTTTACCAACTCCGGCACCACCGAAGAGTCCAACTTTCCCACCTTTAAGGTAAGGGGCAAGAAGGTCGATAACCTTAATCCCTGTTTCCAAAATTTCAGATGAGGTAGACAATTCATCAAAAGTTGGAGCTTTCTTATGAATTGGCTGACGCTCAGCGTCCTCAGCGAAAGGAGCATCCAAGTCAATGGTATCTCCCAAAACGTTGAAGACACGTCCCAAAGTTTCTTTACCTACTGGAACGGAGATTGGACGGCCTGTGTCCAAAACTTCCATTCCACGAGTCAAACCATCTGTTGATTCCATGGCGATTGTACGGACCATACCATCACCCAACTCCAAGGCTACTTCAAGGACGATTTTTGTTTTTCTTTCGTCATTTTTGTAGACGACAAGTGCATTGTTAATCTCAGGAAGTGTTTCCCCTGCTGTAAACAAGACGTCTACAACGGGTCCGATAACCTGAGCAATTTTACCTGAACTCATCTCCTTCTCCTATTCTATATAAGATACTGTCGGTTCCTAGTTCAACTAGGTCCTAATACTCTTCGAAAATCAAATTCAAACCACGTCAGCATCACCTTACCGTACTCAAGTACAGCCTGCGGCTAGCTTCCTAGTTTGCTCTTTGATTTTCATTGAGTATAAGTTCATTTTGATACGAGGGAGGCAAAGCCTTATTCTAAGGCACTAGCCCCCGCTACGATTTCTGTAATTTCTTGTGTAATCGCCGCCTGTCTAGCACGGTTATACTGGATTGTCAAATCATTGATGACCTTCTTGGCATTATCAGTCGCCGTTTGCATGGCGGTCATACCTGCAGCATTCTCAGCTGTCTTGGCATCGATAATAGCCCCGTAAATCATACTTTCGGCATACTGTGGCAACAACTGCTCTAGAATCTCATCACGGCTCGTTTCCAACTCAAAGGTCAAGCTATACTCTTCATCCGCTTCATTTGGATCCAAGTCAACAATCGGAAGCATTTGTTCCACACGCATTTGACTTGTGAGAGTATTGACATGATGGTTGTAGCAGACGTACAATTCATCAAAAAGTTCGTTTTGGTACATCTCAATCGTTTTTGAAATAATTTTACGAACTTCATCAAAACTAGGTTGATCTGCCAAGCCACGTAGTTCATAGATTGGCTGAATACCACGAGCCTTAAAGAAATCAGCTCCCATACCACCGATACAGATTATCTCAAAATCTTTACCATCTGGATGGTATTCTTCTTTCAACTCCATAACGGCTTTAAGGATGGAAGCATTATAACCTCCAACCAAGCCACGGTCTGAAGTAATAACGATATAGCCTGTTTTCTTAACTGGGCGACTGATGAGCATCGGATTGGTTGAACCACCAGATCCGTTACCATGCAGAATATCCGTCAAAAGCTTACGAACCTTCTGAGCGTATACTTGGAAGTTGCGCGCTGCTTCTTCAGAGCGACCTAACTTGGCAGCCGATACCATTTGCATAGCATTAGTGATTTGACTCGTATTTTTGGTTGAGGCGATTTTTGTTTTAATATCATTTAGAGATACTGCCATCTGACACCTCTATTCTTATTGGAAGCTGGATTGATTGAGAAACTCTGTAATCGCAGCATCCAAGACTGCTTCTTCTGGCAAGTCTTTTGTTTCACGAATGGTTTCCAAAATCTCTGGATAATGAGCATCAAAGAAAGTATGGAACTCTTCCTCAAAACGAACAATGTCATCTACAGGAATCGTATCCAAGAAACCATGTGTCAAAGCATAGAGAATGGTTACTTGTTTCTCAACAGGTAGTGGTTTGTGAACAGGTTGTTTCAATACTTCCACAGTACGACGTCCACGGTTTAACTTAGCCTGTGTTGCTGCATCCAAGTCAGAACCAAACTTAGTGAAAGCTTCCAACTCACGGTATGAAGCAAGGTCGATACGGAGTGTACCAGCAACTTTCTTCATGGCTTTGATTTGTGCCGAACCCCCTACACGGGATACAGATGAACCCGCATCAATGGCTGGACGAATACCCGCATTGAAGAGACCATCACCAAGGAAGATTTGTCCGTCAGTGATAGAAATCACGTTGGTTGCGATATAGGCAGAGATATCTCCAGCTTGTGTCTCGATAAATGGTAGGGCTGTAATAGATCCACCACCAAGTTCATCAGAAACTTTAGCTGAGCGCTCAAGCAAACGGCTGTGAAGGTAGAAAACATCCCCTGGGAAGGCTTCACGACCTGGTGGACGACGAAGCAAGAGAGAAAGTTCACGATAAGCGACCGCTTGTTTTGAAAGATCATCATAAACGATCAAAACATGCTTGCCTTGGTACATAAATTCTTCCGCCATAGCAACTCCGGCATAAGGAGCTAGGAAGAGCAATGGAGATGGTTGTGAAGCAGAGGCTGTCACAACGATTGTGTAGTCCAAGGCACCGTACTGACGAAGTGTTTCTACTTGTGTACGGACTGTTGATTCTTTTTGTCCAATTGCTACGTAGATACAGATCATATCTTGACCTTTTTGGTTCAAGATCGTATCAATCGCAATAGTTGTTTTCCCTGTCTGACGGTCACCGATAATCAACTCACGTTGACCACGACCAATCGGAACAAGGGCGTCAATAGCTTTCAAACCTGTTTGCAATGGTTCTGATACAGACTTACGTTGCATAACGCCAGGAGCTGGCGCTTCCACTGGACGAGTCTTGTCAGTATGGATATCACCAAGACCATCAACTGGACGACCAAGTGGGTCGACAACACGTCCGATTAGGCTGTCCCCCACCGGTACTTCCATGATTTTACCTGTACGGCGAATGGTATCACCTTCACGAATATCTGTAAAGTCTCCAAGGATGATAATACCGACATCAGTTGACTCCAAGTTTTGCGCCATCCCATAAGAGCCGTTTTCAAAGATCAACAGCTCTCCACTCATGGCATTTTCAAGACCGTGAGCACGCGCAATTCCGTCCCCGATATAGGTTACAACACCTGTTTCAGACACATCAAAATTGGGTTTGAAATTTTCAATTTGTTGCTTAATTAAAGCGCTGATTTCTTGTGCGTTAATTGCCAAAAGAACACCACTTTCTATTTCAAATTTTCTTTAACAACTCGAAGTTGTTGTTTTATACTCACATCAATTGTCTTGTGATTAGCAAAAATGACAAAACCACCAATGAGTCCTTCATCAATTTGTTCTTTGATACTCCGTACTTTCAGAGAC
Proteins encoded in this window:
- a CDS encoding F0F1 ATP synthase subunit epsilon, which encodes MAHLTVQIVTPDGLVYDHHASFVSVRTLDGEMGILPRHENMIAVLAVDEVKVKRIDDDTHVNWIAVNGGIIEIANDIITIVADSAERARDIDISRAERAKLRAEREIEEAHDKHLIDQERRAKIALQRAINRINVGNRL
- a CDS encoding F0F1 ATP synthase subunit gamma, yielding MAVSLNDIKTKIASTKNTSQITNAMQMVSAAKLGRSEEAARNFQVYAQKVRKLLTDILHGNGSGGSTNPMLISRPVKKTGYIVITSDRGLVGGYNASILKAVMELKEEYHPDGKDFEIICIGGMGADFFKARGIQPIYELRGLADQPSFDEVRKIISKTIEMYQNELFDELYVCYNHHVNTLTSQMRVEQMLPIVDLDPNEADEEYSLTFELETSRDEILEQLLPQYAESMIYGAIIDAKTAENAAGMTAMQTATDNAKKVINDLTIQYNRARQAAITQEITEIVAGASALE
- the atpD gene encoding F0F1 ATP synthase subunit beta, which produces MSSGKIAQVIGPVVDVLFTAGETLPEINNALVVYKNDERKTKIVLEVALELGDGMVRTIAMESTDGLTRGMEVLDTGRPISVPVGKETLGRVFNVLGDTIDLDAPFAEDAERQPIHKKAPTFDELSTSSEILETGIKVIDLLAPYLKGGKVGLFGGAGVGKTVLIQELIHNIAQEHGGISVFTGVGERTREGNDLYWEMKESGVIEKTAMVFGQMNEPPGARMRVALTGLTIAEYFRDVEGQDVLLFIDNIFRFTQAGSEVSALLGRMPSAVGYQPTLATEMGQLQERITSTKKGSVTSIQAIYVPADDYTDPAPATAFAHLDSTTNLERKLVQLGIYPAVDPLASSSRALAPEIVGEEHYAVAAEVKRVLQRYHELQDIIAILGMDELSDEEKTLVARARRIQFFLSQNFNVAEQFTGQPGSYVPVAETVRGFKEILEGKHDQLPEDAFRGVGSIEDVIAKAEKMGF
- a CDS encoding lactonase family protein, with amino-acid sequence MKETVYFGTYTRRLSKGIYKADFDTETGQLENLELFAAEPSPTYLAFDQQQHLYTVGSQDGLGGIAAYKTDGALLNHVVEEGAPHCYVAVDEKRGLVYGANYHKGQVLVYKRQTDGSLIQTDLDQHSGQGPHENQTSPHVHFTDLTPDQYLVTCDLGTDEVTTYDVSPEGKLNKLYTYHSQAGAGARHIVFHHHYKIAYLICELNSTIEVLIYDGVGEFERMQVISTLPDGYEGFNATAAIRLSKDGKYLYASNRGHDSIAVYTILADGSLELLEIVPSHGKNPRDFDLTPDQEFLIAVHQDSDNATVFKRNPKSGRLAELSNDFHVPEGVCINFPH
- the atpA gene encoding F0F1 ATP synthase subunit alpha yields the protein MAINAQEISALIKQQIENFKPNFDVSETGVVTYIGDGIARAHGLENAMSGELLIFENGSYGMAQNLESTDVGIIILGDFTDIREGDTIRRTGKIMEVPVGDSLIGRVVDPLGRPVDGLGDIHTDKTRPVEAPAPGVMQRKSVSEPLQTGLKAIDALVPIGRGQRELIIGDRQTGKTTIAIDTILNQKGQDMICIYVAIGQKESTVRTQVETLRQYGALDYTIVVTASASQPSPLLFLAPYAGVAMAEEFMYQGKHVLIVYDDLSKQAVAYRELSLLLRRPPGREAFPGDVFYLHSRLLERSAKVSDELGGGSITALPFIETQAGDISAYIATNVISITDGQIFLGDGLFNAGIRPAIDAGSSVSRVGGSAQIKAMKKVAGTLRIDLASYRELEAFTKFGSDLDAATQAKLNRGRRTVEVLKQPVHKPLPVEKQVTILYALTHGFLDTIPVDDIVRFEEEFHTFFDAHYPEILETIRETKDLPEEAVLDAAITEFLNQSSFQ